The following DNA comes from Anticarsia gemmatalis isolate Benzon Research Colony breed Stoneville strain chromosome 10, ilAntGemm2 primary, whole genome shotgun sequence.
tatttactagatATTGAATGGAAATTCACAGTTTTTCAAGTCAAAATAAATGTTGCGTCAACTTATTCGTAGATTAAATTACATTagaataaacatgtttataattaaatcaatctTCTAAAACAACGTGGGGACATTTTCATATGGCTCGTCACGACTCAAAACAAagaattgtttatattttcctCTTTCCGTCATCAGAAAATACGTAAATTATAATCATAAGTTATCTGTGCCGTCATGCAGGCAAAGATAAATAGACTGTATGCCAAATGTCAAAGGTGCATCGAGCGCATCCCACTTTCCCGCCCGCCATCTTGTGACGTCACGCGAATGTCGTAATGGCCGACCTCAAAGTCGAAATAGGTTATCACAAATACCCCCAGGATGGTTGCACACGACAGGACATGCGCAATTAATtgctattattaattattataatttactgaCTTTCTCAGATAAGATGGAGGAGAATGTGCGGGACTTTTTGTATCCAATATGACTATCGCTTGTTGCTCTATAGGGTTAAAGGTTTTGTTTGCAATTGTTAGGTTATCATTTGTTTACGTTGTAAAAACACAGAAGCAATAAGTAGTAATTTTTACAAAAGCTTCCTGTTTCTCTATTTAATCGGCTTTTTACCCACtcattaacattaaaatcaagTGGTTATCACTTGTAACgatctttttaaacaaaagtggGTAGatggacattttttttaagatgaCCCACAAATGTTTGACCGATAAGCAAAGATCAATGCTCGCACTAGGTGACTCGGAAATATGGTATTTAATTATAGAAACCtacttaattattgttttgtaagtgGAAAAGTATCAAGTCTTTGTTCAtataggtatgcaaggtttttTTCAAAGGAAACACGAAACCTCATCTAGAACAATACTAAGACTAAATATTTAAAGCCACCTACCgttacaaaactttaataaatttaattaacgcGCACCGCAGAGTATGTAAGTAACAACCGTAGTGAAAATTCCTTGAATTTTTCATATGCCACAGAGTTTTAGACCACGGAACACCTTGTTCAGCCGGCAAGAAATAACACGCTTAATGAAATAATACCATGCGACTTTAAGTGCTTTAGATAAAGCTGACCATTCTCGCGGCGAATCTGCTActtttatgttacttttaattAGTCGTGTGCCAAGATTTTAGCACTTAACCCGCCTATTACATCCAGAagcttataattaaaacaactccagtttattttgcaaaatatttattaaaatacagatTAAATAGCGTAGTGTCTTTGCCCTACaacaaataagtatttgatGTTTAATTTAGATTAATCATAGTACTTTTTGTCGCCAGACAACTTAAAGTTAAGACGGAGTCACGTGATCAATATCAATTTACTcgcaacttaaaaaatataaacgacaCGTGTGTTGCAGCCATACGAAATGAAACCTATTACGGACGGCTTTAATTTTCATCAGAGTACCGTCTCGCCCGCGCCATCGTCGGAGCCCGTTGAAATGAATAATGCATGTACACAGAATGAAATACACATTCGCAGTAACTGCCGGGTAGCGAATGGCGGCCGCAAACTGCTACAAAATTGCCAACGTTACCCAAAACGTGCTTTATTTAGCTACATAACATAGCTTACATACTGTTAATTACTTAACACAAATGCTTTGATGTCTGTTAACGAAATGCGTCAGcgatttcaataataattgtgattAATGGGCGGctttatgattttaattgtgGAACAATGAAGGGTTGCCAGCTTTTGTCTTTGTTAacattaattgaaaatattgttgctAAATATAAATGGGAGTTTTGATAGGAAAATCATTATGTAACTGACTTTATTCCTACTTTTAAAGTGCCGGTTTCACCACAGAAGGTACCTACTACATACGTTAAAAAGCATGACAGGAaaagtttgacatctgtcaaaATTCCTTTAGTTAAACTATCCAGTGGTATGGATGGccgtaaacattttaaatccgATATTTAAATATGACCCCTATTTTTTCGGTCGTACTCAATATTccctgtaaataaattattcaaatagcTTTGTTAATTGACATAGGTCTACGTAACGTAATTATAAGAGAGATAAAGCattaatttggtatttttacCTTGACTGGAGCACCGAATGTCGTACGTGAGGACACGGGTCGAGTGCTTTATTCTGCTATAAGGGTCGGACCGTAAATAAAGACCGGCTATTTGGAGATCGAGTTCACATAAAGATAAAGTACTGCCatttaacaaaagtatttttagagaaataaatatttgagactgtaaaaataaaattatttttcattggtctgaaattttttattgcaaagatcaaataaaaaaaatgtgttaccCTTCCCAACACCTTTCTAAAGTTGCAATTTCATCAGTGATATTTCTTAAGATCCTGGTTTTTAGTGGAAAATGGAGTTACATATTTTCCACTGCCAATTTTAATAGTTACCTATTCCAATCATAAAGGGAAATATGACCTTATTTAAGTTGGACTAAAAGCCAGTCGGATGGAGAGTTAGTATAAATACTAACAGAAAAGTTATTAATTACAAGGTTTTAAAGTGATTTCTATCTTTACAGATGATGACTTGGAGGCTCTCCTGGATGAAGTGGTACGCGCCAGCAACCGCGGCGTGGTCGCCTCTCGCAACGTCAGCGGCGGACCCAACTGGAGCTTCGGACAGTCACTGTTCTTCTCATCGACAGTCGTTACCACCATCGGTAAGTATCATTTGccttatacatatttatatctaattaaataaaaattgcagcTTGATCGATTTCGTAGTGGTTAGAGGTAAGTCGTATTTGGAAGTTCGGTCAAGCTCTGTTCATGGTAGCGACTGTCGTTACCATCATCGAGAAATAATAGTTTAGTCTGAATGAGGTCTACAGCGTAGTCGCATCACACAACGTAAACTTCGAGCCTTATTGGAACTTCAAACACTGTTCTTTTCACGGACAGTCATAACCACTTTCAATAAGTCTAGCTTATTTCTTTTGGCCTTATATACTTATAGGGTACAAATcaataagcaaatattttaaattactagaGATCTGTAAACATAATGAAGAGCTCACTTGTGTTAATTTCGATACAACGtctaatataaaagtaatttatattaaaaatacatttcgatATGCCTGAGTACACGCAATTAAACCTTAATCAGTAGCTTATTCGAAAGAAATCAATCGTAAAGatattttctagttttatttcacTTAAGTTAAGTAAGCACTAAGTTAGGTCTAATTTATTGATCTCATCTGAACCTAAGATTTGAAGCCAGACCACTTAGTAAGTTAGAAGTAGTCCTTGAAAACTTGGACTTATTTAGTAAGTCCTTGGTGTAGTAATCGAGTATTTTGATATGAGATAAACAAaagtatattgtatttgtaatagAAGGTTATTGTAATATGTTACACTAACTAAAACATATTACTAAAACatggtaattaataaatttaacaacaGTCCTAAAGCTTCTCAAGAAATGGGTGATAATAGGTCACacttacctacataatgttTACAATCATTTTTCCCTACAGGTTACGGCCACGTGACTCCACTCTCGAAGCCGGGCAAGCTGTTCTGCATGATGTACGCTCTGCTGGGTATACCTCTGACCCTGGTCCTCCTCTCCGCGCTGGTGGAGCGTCTGCTGCTACCAGCCACTGCGCTACTGAGGTCCCTGAACGCCGCCCTCGGACACTTGTACAGGCCTTTCACTATTAGACTTGTACATTTGATGATTATTGGTGAGTATTAGCGGCCATTTTGTTTCACTTTAAACTTAAGTCATAGACGTGGGGAGCTTGAATAATCGTAAAACTGCTTTGATGTAGGGGAGATATTTCAACGGACCTTCGGTTCTGACCGGTTGTTTTTACGTTATTCTGAAATGAGggttttaatttgttaatatttaagttCTGTGTCGCTTAATTATGTgctactaaattaatattatatcaacCTTTTGTTCTTAAAGCCgtcaaacacaaaaataattgcgCTAACTGATATATATTGTTCATGAAAAACAAATCCACAAAGTTACGAAGTACAGTCAGCATAAATACAGTTAAGTATGTAGTAGGTACTTCCAAAACAACAATTTCTAGTTCCAATCAAAATACAATACTTGGTTATGTCTTACCTAGGACTAGATTATATCATACGACTTTCTCAATTCCATATAATTTCCTTCCTCAATACTTTCAAATTGACTTGACTATCTATTTTCTTTCCGTCATTGCCAAAGAGTTAATTTACTGCCTGCCTAGTTACCAGTGTCACAGAATAAAAGTCATATAAAATTCTAGTACGCTTTGAtgctaaccatacaataaagtAATTGAGCGTAAGCTAAGGCTAGCGTTATGCCATCAAATATTCATTAGGCTGTACGGCTGTTACCTTAGTCCGCTTGTTCtacgaaatattaattatacctCGTACTGAAACGGCGAAGAAATATGGCGTTGCTAATACTATATTACCTGCGCTATATTtctttacaacatttttcatttcatgTTATTTGAATACCTACCACCTTTACTACAATAGATTTGAATATAGGACGGGAATGACCAAGAGAGGTGTAGAACTTGAGTTTTTGTGagctagaaatattatttttaacaatagcaCCCTAAAAAGCTTGGCATTGAATGgactcaaaaatatataaaaggaaAACTGTACTGGGGATTACGAAAAAATATCCCTGCCGATCCGGCTACGGTGGTCAGTTTcgttgaaactggccaacggtgCCGAATTTTTGTTTATGTGCAAGTGTGCGCAAAATACACAGGTACAGTCTCTATTCCTtcggacggataaccgacacgatcAGTGAGGGGTcgggcgcaggaccgacggctttacgtgctgtCCGGGGAACAGATTACCCAATACGCAATATTTTGAGTTATACAGTCAACCATTTTGTTTCACAGTGACATCACTGGTAGTTTTCTTCCTGGTGATCCCGGCGAGTGTGTTCGCGTACCTGGAGCCGGAGTGGGACTTCCTGGACTCGTTCTACTACTGTTTCATCTCGCTCACCACCATCGGCCTCGGCGACTACATCCCCGGCGACTCGCCCGGACAAGCTTACCGGCCCATCTACAAAGTTGCTACTACTTGTAAGTGTATTTAGAAACTGTAGTAAGAAATATCCATGTTGCAATGATGAAACGTGTAAATAATAAGGGTTGTATAGTACAGAGAATCAGACGCGTAATAGTTTCAAAAAGGTCACCTCTTTTAATGCAATGATTTAAACAAAAACgctttttgaaattatattatcgaCGTTTGAACCAAGCGTTTTGAACTTACCATTCTGAGACTTTTCCTTTTCTAAATTTATTTGAGGTCCATTTCAAACGTCATCCCTCTGCACAGCAGTAAGTAGCATATTTTACCGATTTGCTATAAAATTAGTACTTTAGTTTAAGTGCTAATGTGACCCCAACTTGTCTTCGTTGCCAGACCAAATTAAAAGTTGCAAGATCTACTTACACTTCAACATTTTACACGATTAAGCACTTAACTCAATATTGCAAATGACTATTAGATTCAGAATCAATGCAGTTTGCCTTTCATTTTCAACTGGATCTATTAGTATTTGGCGATCTTTAGTCTGCTACTCCAGGCGCCTGAAACAAGGTCATCAACACCAAATTGAacatgaatttttttttacagtctACTTACTGATCGGCTTGACATTCCTGATGCTGACACTGACGGTGTTCTACGACATCCCGCAACTGAACCTGAGCACCGTGTTCTCATCCGTGAAGCTGGACGAGGACCCCGAGAAGATGCGGCTCAGCGGCTCCGGCGTCATGTGCCAGGGCTACGGCGTCGGCGGCCTCGTCATGAGGGATGACTACAACCACCACGACCAGCGCCGCTCCGTCGTCCACATCCGACCACACCTCGACGACAGCCCCAGCCCCGAGGACACCACCCCCGTACACGCCAGAGACATCCGAGTTCACTAAACTGCTTTCACAATGTCTGTGCTCTAGAATCGTTGGCTCTTTGGTGCTATGGATGGAGCGATGTGGAACGATTacatttcttcttttttaaaagcTTCGGTTCCAAAATTTTAATCGAGCGTCATAGACAAAATAAGAATGAATATCAACAGTCGTTCTACGTTGCCGGCGTCCGGTATAGCCGCCAATGTCTGTTAAAAAAGTTTTGCTCATGTCAAAAttctttcaaaatttaaaaatgttaaagggCGCGGATACGTTAATATGTTAACTttactattttagtttttaagttacTATTTAGTGTTAATGTCATTTtcttgaaatgtttttctttattttacattcCCTTTGTCGACTACCGTCCTAACAATTTGCGAAAATGTTTAATCAGTTTGTATATCTTCATAAAAGAGATTGTTACATGCGTCAGCTGGTAAATAGCTATGATAATAAGACTGAAAGAGgtatttcaaattttcaaacttttctaattcattttttagatttttgtacCTGCAAAATATAAGCGTGATGGAATATATAAAGCAAAGTAAATAATGACGAAACAATGTAATATCTAAACAGACTGACTAACAACATGTCCTTCTATATGTATACGTTTTACATTCACCTTACATTTAAgggattttctaaaatactatCAGTATCCATctttcaatatttcaaaataatgagcATATCATGAACATGTTAAGGATTGTACTTCTCTTGCCATATCAGGAAAGTGTACTCTAAAATGTAAACAACATGGAAAGGACATTGAAACAACTCACAATCTTCGCATATAATCGATTAAAAAGAGCAGAACATATTAATCACTACGTCTATatcataaaatgaaaaaaaaaaaaaacataaaattatgcatagAGTTATAAAAATTGACGTATCAATTATGTGTGATAGATGACCAATAACTTTGTAGATTCATTggatttatgaaaatataaataaatatttatataatatatcatatctATAAGCATATAGCTcctatattatatctatatgaaaaatataacatgaaatgttttcataaaagtaaattaaatctataataGGATGGTAGTGCATACGTTTTCCTGtgcaaagataaaaaaaataaaaaaaaagattttctataGATGTGTACATAGAATTTAGAATAACTACACCAACCTAGGGCACTATGACTGTGTAGTCGAACTATGGTtgcaaatacatacttattcgaattaaatcaataaaatagatattgcTGTTGGTACTGTTTGTAACCCACACttgatttgttacttttttatattcgaTGAACTGTGTGGCTGTgacttttttaaactttcaaacATTGATCAGTTTGGCTTATTTTAAACACTCACGTTTAAGgttctatttttcatttcaaaagtTTGACTTCACATTTGgttcaaaaatattagaatCGAGACTCAATCAAtgacaatataaaacaaagagaattaaatataaatatctataataaaattattttgttagaaaatagaTCTACTATTTCTCACTTTGTTATGCGTGGAAAGGATTGTAAATCAGTTTTATAGATattcaaaatatcttttatttacgCGAATTATTTACAGGGAACTTTCAAGAGCATTTAGCACCCCAAGATATACTTACGAATAAAAAGCATGTATTGA
Coding sequences within:
- the LOC142975886 gene encoding potassium channel subfamily K member 6-like isoform X2; this encodes MRLVMPGCVNDARNSPALRIFVISCAMALYLTMGAAVFHAIEGPLEEKIGERLEQLKVQFLKDHPCVTDDDLEALLDEVVRASNRGVVASRNVSGGPNWSFGQSLFFSSTVVTTIGYGHVTPLSKPGKLFCMMYALLGIPLTLVLLSALVERLLLPATALLRSLNAALGHLYRPFTIRLVHLMIIVTSLVVFFLVIPASVFAYLEPEWDFLDSFYYCFISLTTIGLGDYIPGDSPGQAYRPIYKVATTFYLLIGLTFLMLTLTVFYDIPQLNLSTVFSSVKLDEDPEKMRLSGSGVMCQGYGVGGLVMRDDYNHHDQRRSVVHIRPHLDDSPSPEDTTPVHARDIRVH
- the LOC142975886 gene encoding potassium channel subfamily K member 6-like isoform X1 codes for the protein MEKPKYTRIQSYGSMVSSARSDDDMTVHSQLFPYHKKMVVEREILYEEEHPPFQPLFATTRLFGKSRFTFLLVFYVIFYVVYLASGALVFSALEAPLENQIRLDVIRAKADFLLRHPDITDDDLEALLDEVVRASNRGVVASRNVSGGPNWSFGQSLFFSSTVVTTIGYGHVTPLSKPGKLFCMMYALLGIPLTLVLLSALVERLLLPATALLRSLNAALGHLYRPFTIRLVHLMIIVTSLVVFFLVIPASVFAYLEPEWDFLDSFYYCFISLTTIGLGDYIPGDSPGQAYRPIYKVATTFYLLIGLTFLMLTLTVFYDIPQLNLSTVFSSVKLDEDPEKMRLSGSGVMCQGYGVGGLVMRDDYNHHDQRRSVVHIRPHLDDSPSPEDTTPVHARDIRVH